Genomic window (Magnolia sinica isolate HGM2019 chromosome 10, MsV1, whole genome shotgun sequence):
ATCAAGAAGCTATCAACTATAGTGATGATTGGATCGTTGATTCAGGGTGCTATACATCGATGAATGTTGTCTTTGATGAAGCCTCATTATGGTGGTCGCCACTGAAGGAGGAGCTGCCAAACTCTCAAGACCTAGAAGATGAACTGCATAAGAAGATTGGGGAGACAAGGGAATGAGAAGAATCTCTTAGTTCAACTAAGGAGTTGACGCCTACCACAGGAGATGGTGAGCAAGTGCTTAATTTGTCTGGAACACTAGATAAATCTATGAGTCCATGGCAAACTGGGAACATCAAAGTAGTCCAGAAGAGCTTCGCCTGAGTCAACAGGAGGTTGTGGTAGACAACCCACCACTTAGGAGGACAACTAAACAGAGAAAGCCTAACCCAAGATATGTGGATGCTGCCTTAGCAGAAGAAGAGACCGTGAAAGAGCCAACGACATTTGAAGAAGCATCCCGAGACATAGAATGACAGAAGGCgatggaagaagagattaagGCATTGAACCAAAATCAGACTTGGGAACTAGTTCCAAAATCCAAGGATGTGAAACCGATATCatgcaaatgggtgtacaaagtcAAGACTCGCCCTGATGGATCAATAGAAAGGTATAAAGCTCAACTAGTGGTTAAAGGATTCTCACAAGAATATGGGTTGGACTATGATGAGACTTTTGACACAGTAGCAAAAATTACAATGGTGTGAGTACTACTAGCACTTGCAGCAAGCAAATCTTGGAAGCTGTGGTAGATAGATGTGAAGAATACCTTTCTATATGGAGAAATTGATCAAGATATCTACATGGAGCAGCCAAGTGGTTTCCAGAGTAAAAGGCATCAGTATTATGTCTGCAAACTAAAGAAGGCCTTTTATGGGTTTAAACAAGCACCGAGGGCATGGTACGGCAAGATAGGAAAATTCCTAGTGTAAAGCGGATTCTCGTTAGCACTTGCGGACTCCGGTCTCTTTGTAAAATTCCAGGAAGGTAAACTAGCAATAGTACTAGTGTACGTGGATGACTTGATCATCACTGGAGATGATGACGGTGAGATTGAAAGGATAAGAGAGAACTTGTCCGTGCGATTCCAAATAAAGGAACTTGGAGAACTTAAGCATTTTCTTTGGCTGAAGATTGACCGAAGCAACGAAGGCATATTCCTCTGTCAGTAGAAGTACGCCAAAGACCTATTAAAGAAATATGAGATGCTTGAATGCAAGCCAATTGCCACACCTATGGAGGCTAACGTCATGCTGTGTTCGGAAGAAGGAAAAGACTTGGAAGATGCAAATATGTACCGACAAATAGTTGGTAAGCTAATCTACCTTACATTTTTGCGACCAGATATAACTTACGCAGTTGGTGTGGCTAGCCGGTTCATGCAAATACCAAAGAAGCCGCATCTTGAAGCAGTACGTCGAATACTGAGGTATGTGAAGGGTACGATAGACCTTGGTTTATTGTACAAGAAAGTTGGAGTATGCAAGATAGTTGGGTACTGCGATGCTAACTATGATGGTGATCATGACACACGACGATCAACTACTGGATATGTATTCAAC
Coding sequences:
- the LOC131257608 gene encoding secreted RxLR effector protein 161-like, whose product is MLECKPIATPMEANVMLCSEEGKDLEDANMYRQIVGKLIYLTFLRPDITYAVGVASRFMQIPKKPHLEAVRRILRYVKGTIDLGLLYKKVGVCKIVGYCDANYDGDHDTRRSTTGYVFNLGSGAISWCNKRQPTVFLSTTKAEYRAMTMAAQESP